The following nucleotide sequence is from Ensifer adhaerens.
GCCCGATAGGTGCAACCCGGTCAGACCTGGACGAAGTGATCGTCTGCGACCTGCTGAAAGCGCCGCGTTTCCGGAACGTAGTTGGGCGCGCGCAAGGGGCTCTTCAGCTCGTCGCTCGCGACATTGCGGCGCGCATGGCGACGGGTCGGATCGGCGATTGGGACGGCGGCCATCAGCTTCTTCGTATAGGGATGCTGCGGATTCTCGAAAACCTGCGCACGCGAGCCGATTTCGACGATCTCGCCGAGATGCATCACGGCGACCCGGTGGCTGACGCGCTCGACGACGGCCATGTCGTGCGAGATGAAAAGATAGGCAAGGCCGAGGCTCGCCTGCAGGTCGAGCAAGAGGTTGATGACCTGTGCCTTGATCGAGACGTCGAGTGCCGAAACAGACTCGTCGGCGACGATCAGCTTCGGGTCGAGCGCCAAGGCGCGTGCGATGCAGACGCGCTGGCGCTGGCCGCCGGAGAACTCGTGCGGGTAGCGGGCGGCCATGTCGGCCTGCAGTCCGACGCGTTCGAGCAGGTCGGCGACCTTCTCACGCGCCTGCCGTGCCGTGCCGAGCTTGTGTTCGAGATAGGGTTCGGCGATCGCGGCGCCCACCGTCATGCGCGGATTGAGGCTCGCGAAAGGATCCTGAAAGATCATCTGCATGGTGCGGCGCATTTCGCGCAGCTGCCTGCGATCCATTTTGAGGACGTCCTGGCCGTCGAGCGCCACGGAGCCGCTTTCCGGCTCGATCAGCCGCATGATGGCCCGGCCGGTCGTCGACTTGCCGCAGCCGGATTCGCCGACGAGCGACAGCGTCTCGCCCGGCTGCAGACTGAAGGAGACGTTCTCGATGGCGTGGACGCGGCCTTTGAGCTTGCCGAGCAAGCCGGCGTGGATGTCGAAGCGCTTGACGAGGTTCTTGACCTCGAGGATCGGCTTGCGGCCGGCCTGGACCGTATCGGTGGCTTCCGCCGTCGCCGAAGGCAGCCCGGTCGCGGCGTCGATGACGGGAAAACGCATCGGCTGGCTTTCGCCCTTCATCGAGCCGAGCATCGGCACGGCCGAGAGCAGTGCGCGGGTATAGGGGTGTTTCGCCCGAAGGAAGATGTCCTCGGTGTTGCCGGTCTCGACCGCGTCACCGCGGAACATCACCACCGTGCGGTCGGCGATTTCGGCGACCACGCCCATGTCGTGGGTAATGAAGAGCACCGAGGTGCCTTCCTCCTCCTGCAACACCTTGATCAGGTCGAGGATCTGGCCCTGGATGGTGACGTCGAGCGCCGTCGTCGGCTCGTCGGCGATCAGGAGCTTCGGCCGGCTCGCGAGCGCCATGGCGATCATCACGCGCTGGCGCATGCCGCCGGAGAAGCGGTGCGGGTATTCGTCGAAGCGCGAGGCGGCGGAGGGAATGCGGACCTTTTCGAGCAATCGGATGGTTTCCGCCCGGGCGTCGGCCTTCGACATTGGCCTGTGGCAGAGAAGGGCCTCGGAGATCTGGTCACCGATGGTGAACAGCGGATTGAGGCTGGTCATCGGCTCCTGGAAGATCATCGCGACATCGTTGCCGCGCACGCGGCGCATCTCAGATTCCGGCAAGTCGAGGATGTTGCGCCCGCCCATCATCACCCGCCCTTCGACGCGGCTCGTCTCCTTCTGCAGGAGCCGCATGATCGAGAGCGAAGTGACGCTCTTGCCCGAGCCGGATTCGCCGACGATCGCCACGGTTTCGCCGGGCGCGACGGTAAACGATATGTCCCGGACGACAGGCTTCCAGGCGCCGTCGACCAGGAAAGAGGTCGTCAGGTTCTCGACGGAGAGAACGGGCGCCGTCGAACGGTCCGGCTGGGCTTTGGTCTCGGTCATCTCGTTTCCTCCGTCAGATGCTGCGCGTATCTTAGTTGGTCGTCGGGTCAGTCGGGCCAGCGCAGCAGGCCGGCGAAGCGGCGTGCGTTGCGTTCGGCGAGCGACGTGGCGATGATCTCGTTCGAGGCTCTCGCCTTGTCGAGCTCCTCGGCGAGGCGGCTGGCGACGATCTTCTCCTGGCCCGGATGCAGGTTACAGGGGTCGAGGTAGAAGTAATTGTGCTCGGCCTCGTGGTCTCGCACGATGATCGGCGGCGCGCCGCGGGCCAGCGCATCGGCGAGATCCCAGGCGGTGATATGGGCTTCCTGCGGGTCGATGTTGACGCGCAGCCGGTCGAGCGGGTTGTTGGTCGGGTCGGCCTCGATCACCGGCTTGATGCCGGGACGGCCGTCGAGCGTCTCGCGCCAGAGGTTCAGGTAACCGGTTTCGCGCTCGCGGATGCCGGCATGGTCGCGGGTTTCCCAGGCTTGAAGTGCCGCCATCACGCCGAGCATGCTTTCCTTGCCCACCTTCATGCCGCGGCCGATGCCGAGGTTCTGCAGGAAGGTGTTGCGCACCATTTCCTTTTTGCCGGCGACGATGCCGGAGGTCGGGCCGCCCAGAAACTTGTGGCCGGAATAGAGCACGATGTCGGCGCCCTCATCGAGGAAGATGCGCAGGTCGTATTCGGAAGCGGCGTCGACGATGACCGGCACACCCTTCGAATGGCAGACCTCGGCAAATTCCCTGAGGCCGACGAGACCGTATTGCACCACGTGATGCGAGACGACGTAGACGGCGCAAGCGGTGCGCTCGTTGATCGCGCCTTCGATATGGTAGCGATAGGCCGACGTCGCCTGGCCGACGATCACCGGCTTGGCGCCGGCAAGCCGGATCGCCTGGTCGACGGGCGCGCCGTAGCTGACCACATGGCCCATCTGCAGAATGACTTCATTCTTGAGGCCGGTCGTATCCGGCAGGCGCTCGATGGCGGCAAGGTCGCTTCCGGTCATGGTGCCGGCAATGGCGAGGCTGATGCCGGCGGA
It contains:
- a CDS encoding aminotransferase class V-fold PLP-dependent enzyme, which gives rise to MPDRDIREALGLRPVINVSGTMTSLGASIVVPEAIAAMTGILPQFVEINDLQRKVSPVIARLTGAEAGFITASCSAGISLAIAGTMTGSDLAAIERLPDTTGLKNEVILQMGHVVSYGAPVDQAIRLAGAKPVIVGQATSAYRYHIEGAINERTACAVYVVSHHVVQYGLVGLREFAEVCHSKGVPVIVDAASEYDLRIFLDEGADIVLYSGHKFLGGPTSGIVAGKKEMVRNTFLQNLGIGRGMKVGKESMLGVMAALQAWETRDHAGIRERETGYLNLWRETLDGRPGIKPVIEADPTNNPLDRLRVNIDPQEAHITAWDLADALARGAPPIIVRDHEAEHNYFYLDPCNLHPGQEKIVASRLAEELDKARASNEIIATSLAERNARRFAGLLRWPD
- a CDS encoding ABC transporter ATP-binding protein; the protein is MTETKAQPDRSTAPVLSVENLTTSFLVDGAWKPVVRDISFTVAPGETVAIVGESGSGKSVTSLSIMRLLQKETSRVEGRVMMGGRNILDLPESEMRRVRGNDVAMIFQEPMTSLNPLFTIGDQISEALLCHRPMSKADARAETIRLLEKVRIPSAASRFDEYPHRFSGGMRQRVMIAMALASRPKLLIADEPTTALDVTIQGQILDLIKVLQEEEGTSVLFITHDMGVVAEIADRTVVMFRGDAVETGNTEDIFLRAKHPYTRALLSAVPMLGSMKGESQPMRFPVIDAATGLPSATAEATDTVQAGRKPILEVKNLVKRFDIHAGLLGKLKGRVHAIENVSFSLQPGETLSLVGESGCGKSTTGRAIMRLIEPESGSVALDGQDVLKMDRRQLREMRRTMQMIFQDPFASLNPRMTVGAAIAEPYLEHKLGTARQAREKVADLLERVGLQADMAARYPHEFSGGQRQRVCIARALALDPKLIVADESVSALDVSIKAQVINLLLDLQASLGLAYLFISHDMAVVERVSHRVAVMHLGEIVEIGSRAQVFENPQHPYTKKLMAAVPIADPTRRHARRNVASDELKSPLRAPNYVPETRRFQQVADDHFVQV